A region from the Desulfurellaceae bacterium genome encodes:
- the recA gene encoding recombinase RecA translates to MASEKHDRDRERALDLAVSQIEKQFGKGSIMRFGEDAVIQDIEAISTGSLTLDLALGIGGLPRGRVVEIYGPESSGKTTLALHVVAQAQKTGGTCAFVDAEHALDMTYAQKLGVQGEELLISQPDNGEQALEITETLVRSGAIDIVVVDSVAALVPRAEIEGEMGEPQMGLQARLMSQALRKLVGTIARSKTMVIFINQVRMKIGVMFGNPETTTGGNALKFYASVRLDIRRTGAVKSADAVVGNRTKVKVVKNKVAPPFKEAEFDILYGRGVSKEGELIDIGTDQGIIEKAGAWYSYSGDRIGQGRENAKTYLRDNPDIATDVEARIREKFGLRVAIPQTEAQEAVE, encoded by the coding sequence ATGGCGAGTGAAAAACACGATAGAGACCGCGAGCGAGCGCTTGATCTGGCGGTCAGCCAGATTGAAAAACAGTTTGGCAAGGGCTCAATCATGCGCTTCGGCGAAGACGCTGTCATCCAGGACATTGAGGCCATTTCGACCGGTTCGCTGACCCTGGACCTGGCCTTGGGCATTGGCGGGCTGCCGCGCGGTCGGGTGGTTGAGATCTACGGTCCCGAGTCATCGGGAAAAACGACCCTGGCCCTGCATGTGGTGGCCCAGGCCCAGAAAACGGGTGGCACCTGCGCCTTTGTGGACGCCGAACACGCGCTCGATATGACCTACGCCCAAAAGCTGGGCGTACAGGGCGAGGAGTTGCTGATCTCGCAGCCGGACAACGGTGAGCAGGCGCTCGAGATTACCGAAACCCTGGTGCGCAGCGGGGCGATTGATATCGTTGTCGTCGACTCGGTGGCCGCCCTGGTCCCCCGGGCAGAGATCGAGGGGGAGATGGGCGAGCCACAGATGGGACTCCAGGCCCGCCTCATGTCCCAAGCCTTGCGTAAGCTGGTCGGGACGATTGCACGCTCAAAGACCATGGTCATCTTCATTAACCAGGTGCGGATGAAGATCGGCGTGATGTTCGGCAATCCGGAGACAACGACCGGAGGAAACGCCCTCAAGTTTTATGCTTCGGTGCGTTTGGACATTCGTCGGACCGGCGCGGTCAAGAGCGCCGACGCCGTTGTCGGCAATCGCACCAAGGTCAAGGTGGTGAAAAACAAGGTTGCGCCACCGTTCAAAGAGGCCGAGTTCGATATCTTGTACGGCCGGGGTGTGTCCAAAGAGGGCGAGCTGATCGACATCGGGACCGACCAGGGCATTATCGAGAAAGCCGGAGCCTGGTACTCGTACAGCGGAGACCGGATCGGCCAGGGCCGGGAGAACGCCAAGACCTATCTCCGCGACAATCCTGATATTGCGACCGACGTTGAGGCCCGAATCCGGGAGAAGTTCGGGCTGCGCGTCGCTATCCCCCAGACCGAAGCCCAGGAGGCCGTCGAATAA
- a CDS encoding formyl-CoA transferase: protein MTQTSALAGIRVIDLTNNQAGPSCGQMLAWLGAEVIKVEEPSKGDVARTSLGDQPGVDSLFFLTFNANKRSLTINLKSAQGKEVFSKLIKTGDVLLENFGPGVLDRLGFAYPKLKSLNPGLVLASIKGFGTYGPHSHYKSYEPIAQAMGGSMSVTGFPDAPPTVTWACVGDSGTGMHCTIGILAALMQRHATGEGQQVEVSMQDAVVNLVRVSLRDHQRAGRPVERNGNQLGPFVPATTYRCHPGGPNDYVFIIAQQQMWYPLLRTIGREELIGDPRYDTVKARVERRDEVNAFIEDWTSQRPKHEVMRLLAEAGVPCGACQDTGELLTDPHLHARDMIVEVEHPARGKYLTAGNPIKLSASSVPITSSPLLGQHNAELLAELGYSEADMATLKEAGAI, encoded by the coding sequence ATGACCCAGACCAGTGCGCTGGCCGGTATTCGGGTAATTGACCTCACCAATAACCAGGCCGGTCCGTCGTGCGGACAGATGCTGGCCTGGCTCGGAGCCGAGGTGATCAAGGTTGAGGAACCGAGCAAGGGCGATGTCGCTCGAACCAGTCTGGGCGATCAACCGGGCGTCGACAGCCTGTTCTTTCTGACCTTTAACGCCAATAAACGCAGCCTGACAATCAACCTCAAAAGCGCCCAGGGCAAAGAGGTGTTCAGCAAACTGATCAAGACGGGTGATGTCCTGCTGGAAAACTTCGGGCCGGGCGTCCTGGACCGTCTGGGCTTTGCCTACCCGAAGCTCAAGAGCCTGAACCCCGGCCTGGTCCTGGCCAGCATCAAGGGCTTTGGCACCTACGGTCCCCACAGCCACTACAAGAGCTATGAGCCGATCGCCCAGGCCATGGGCGGTTCGATGAGCGTGACCGGTTTTCCTGACGCACCACCGACGGTGACCTGGGCGTGTGTCGGCGATTCGGGCACCGGCATGCACTGCACCATCGGGATTCTGGCCGCGCTGATGCAGCGCCACGCGACCGGCGAGGGACAGCAGGTTGAGGTGTCGATGCAGGACGCGGTGGTCAATCTGGTCCGGGTCAGTCTGCGCGACCATCAGCGCGCCGGGCGGCCGGTGGAGCGCAACGGCAACCAGCTCGGGCCGTTTGTGCCGGCCACGACCTACCGCTGTCATCCCGGCGGCCCGAATGACTATGTGTTCATTATCGCCCAACAGCAGATGTGGTATCCGCTGCTGCGCACCATCGGCCGCGAGGAGCTGATCGGCGATCCGCGCTATGACACGGTCAAGGCGCGGGTGGAGCGACGGGATGAGGTCAACGCCTTTATCGAGGACTGGACCAGCCAGCGACCCAAACACGAAGTGATGCGTCTGCTGGCCGAGGCGGGCGTCCCGTGCGGAGCCTGTCAGGACACCGGCGAACTCCTGACCGACCCCCATCTGCACGCCCGGGACATGATTGTCGAGGTCGAGCATCCGGCGCGCGGCAAATACCTGACCGCAGGCAACCCGATCAAGCTGTCGGCCTCGTCGGTGCCGATTACCAGCTCACCGCTGCTGGGTCAGCACAACGCCGAGCTCCTGGCTGAGCTGGGCTATTCAGAGGCGGACATGGCCACCCTCAAGGAAGCCGGGGCGATTTAA
- the thpR gene encoding RNA 2',3'-cyclic phosphodiesterase, producing MIRAFIAVNLAPSVVEEIAKVQAVLRRADGETGAVRWTRVENMHLTLKFLGNIDQHQVAPILTRLRHVGRDCPAFQVEARQLGGFPSLKRPRVIWAGLHGNANAEDLQGEQHSPLPGLSKAIETALSELDFPAEQRDFRPHVTLGRVRSQRGWDRVLPLVQDYRHVSFGTSVIDRVSLYRSDLRPKASVITQEVKRRSRLPLPTGAIYTALGSVPLSN from the coding sequence TTGATTCGCGCCTTTATCGCGGTTAATCTGGCTCCATCTGTAGTCGAAGAAATAGCGAAAGTCCAGGCTGTCCTGCGCCGCGCCGACGGCGAGACGGGCGCGGTGCGTTGGACCCGGGTTGAAAACATGCACCTGACCCTGAAATTTCTGGGGAATATCGATCAGCATCAGGTCGCCCCCATCCTGACCCGGCTGCGGCATGTCGGACGTGACTGCCCGGCGTTTCAGGTCGAGGCCCGCCAGTTGGGCGGATTCCCGAGTCTCAAGCGGCCGCGGGTCATCTGGGCCGGGCTGCACGGCAATGCGAACGCTGAGGATCTCCAGGGCGAGCAGCACTCCCCGTTGCCTGGGTTGAGCAAAGCCATTGAAACAGCTCTGTCAGAGCTGGATTTTCCGGCCGAACAGCGCGACTTTCGCCCCCATGTCACGCTTGGTCGGGTTCGTTCTCAGCGCGGCTGGGACCGGGTCTTGCCCCTCGTCCAGGACTACCGGCACGTCTCTTTTGGCACGAGTGTCATAGACCGGGTCAGCCTGTATCGGAGCGACCTGCGACCAAAGGCAAGCGTGATAACACAAGAGGTCAAAAGGAGATCACGCTTGCCTTTGCCTACCGGGGCGATCTATACCGCCTTGGGATCAGTCCCCCTCAGCAACTAA
- a CDS encoding competence/damage-inducible protein A — MIERVAILSTGDEITTGKVVDTNANYIANKFVEAGLEVATVITVGDVAERIVWAWRQAMEQADVIVSTGGIGPTADDLTTELVAKVAGLELTFSEEVAENIRRLFASFNRVMPENNLKQAQFPAGAVIVPNHLGTAPGYRLDLDTPHGTKHLIVLPGVPREMKPMMEETVLPWVREMRGGGDLFLTRTFQTFGISESGLDEMIAGTIDEDEGRLAFRANFPQISMRVTVRGKPGEAEQRLDGLSERIRDKIGAYVYGEGDVTMEEVVGRLLTDSGKTLGVAEACSGGLVGHRLTNVPGSSTYFRGSLVAYSDAAKAQLLGVEPQTLERHGAVSEAVVGEMASGVRERLASDIGIAMTGIAGPDGATEDKPVGTACLALANDAGVVSRRYKLWGNRDWIKTLISQLALDWVRRALLGLPINEASFIRR; from the coding sequence ATGATTGAACGGGTGGCCATTCTCAGCACTGGGGACGAGATCACGACCGGTAAAGTGGTCGATACGAACGCCAATTATATTGCCAATAAGTTTGTCGAGGCCGGCCTGGAGGTGGCGACGGTGATTACCGTCGGCGACGTGGCCGAGCGGATCGTGTGGGCCTGGCGTCAGGCTATGGAGCAGGCCGATGTGATTGTCTCAACGGGCGGCATCGGGCCGACGGCCGACGATCTGACCACCGAGCTGGTGGCTAAAGTCGCTGGCCTGGAGCTGACGTTTTCCGAAGAGGTGGCCGAGAATATCCGGCGCTTGTTCGCCTCGTTCAATCGGGTCATGCCCGAGAACAATCTGAAACAGGCCCAGTTCCCGGCCGGCGCGGTCATCGTACCCAACCATCTGGGTACGGCGCCCGGCTATCGGCTCGACCTGGATACGCCCCACGGCACAAAACATCTGATTGTGCTGCCCGGCGTACCGCGCGAAATGAAGCCGATGATGGAAGAGACGGTCTTGCCCTGGGTGCGGGAGATGCGCGGCGGGGGTGACCTGTTTCTGACCCGCACCTTTCAGACCTTCGGGATCAGCGAATCCGGGCTCGACGAAATGATCGCCGGAACGATTGACGAGGACGAGGGCCGGCTCGCCTTTCGGGCCAATTTTCCCCAGATCTCGATGCGGGTGACGGTCCGTGGCAAGCCGGGCGAGGCTGAGCAGCGGCTGGACGGCCTGTCCGAGCGGATCCGGGACAAGATCGGCGCCTACGTCTACGGCGAGGGGGACGTCACCATGGAAGAGGTGGTCGGCCGGCTGCTCACAGACAGCGGGAAGACGCTCGGCGTGGCCGAAGCCTGCTCAGGCGGGCTGGTCGGTCATCGGCTGACCAACGTGCCGGGCAGCTCAACCTACTTCCGGGGCAGTCTTGTCGCCTACTCGGATGCGGCCAAAGCCCAGCTCCTGGGCGTCGAGCCCCAGACCCTGGAGCGCCACGGCGCGGTCAGCGAAGCGGTGGTGGGTGAAATGGCCAGCGGTGTGCGCGAGCGGTTGGCCAGCGATATCGGGATTGCCATGACCGGCATTGCCGGCCCGGACGGCGCGACCGAGGACAAGCCGGTCGGCACCGCCTGTCTGGCCCTGGCCAACGACGCCGGTGTGGTCTCGCGCCGCTACAAACTGTGGGGCAACCGCGACTGGATCAAAACCCTCATCTCCCAGCTGGCGCTTGACTGGGTCCGGCGGGCTCTGCTCGGGCTTCCGATCAATGAGGCCAGTTTTATTCGGAGATAG
- a CDS encoding phosphatidylglycerophosphatase A, with product MRGLILFLATGAYLGYAPVASGTFGSLAALPLIFVFATLPPAVQFLALGVFIGVACWLAGAAEGYLGEHDSGKIVIDEVAGFLCATAWLDLTPTRLILAFALFRLFDILKPPPARYFDRQVAGGLGVVFDDVVAGLYANLVLRLLTRSVL from the coding sequence GTGCGCGGGCTGATCCTTTTTCTGGCCACCGGCGCCTACCTCGGCTACGCGCCGGTGGCCTCCGGGACGTTCGGCTCCCTGGCCGCCCTGCCGCTGATCTTCGTCTTTGCCACACTGCCGCCCGCCGTTCAGTTCCTCGCCCTCGGCGTGTTCATTGGCGTGGCGTGCTGGCTGGCCGGCGCGGCCGAGGGCTACCTCGGCGAGCACGATAGCGGAAAGATCGTCATTGATGAGGTCGCCGGTTTTTTGTGCGCGACCGCCTGGTTGGATCTCACACCAACTCGCCTGATTCTCGCCTTTGCGCTTTTTCGCCTGTTTGATATCCTCAAGCCCCCGCCGGCGCGCTACTTTGATCGCCAGGTCGCCGGCGGGCTCGGGGTTGTATTCGACGATGTTGTGGCGGGGCTGTACGCCAATCTCGTGCTCCGCCTTCTCACCAGGAGTGTCTTATGA